The proteins below come from a single Psychrobacter sp. PL19 genomic window:
- a CDS encoding prepilin peptidase, with amino-acid sequence MQFVQLLQENLTLALIVFAVLGLCVGSFLNVVIHRIPLMMVYGWRQECSQFLSQQVDINPEHAAGLTHMVANDLPLTLSTPASRCPHCAHKIKWYENIPLISWMVLRGRCSDCKVAIGLRYPIVELITALLSVLIIYQFGVSATGLSALILVWTLIALTGIDFDTQLLPDRLTFPLAGLGLAVNSQGWFVSPTQSIWGLLLGFLSLWIVVKVFYLITKKQGMGQGDFKLLAVMGAWLGPLMLPLIILLSSLLGSIVGIILMKKQGESKPFAFGPYIAIAGIIALLYGSDIINWYLGMYV; translated from the coding sequence ATGCAATTCGTACAGTTATTACAAGAAAACCTTACCTTGGCTTTAATCGTATTTGCGGTATTGGGTCTTTGCGTGGGCAGTTTTTTAAACGTAGTCATTCACCGTATTCCATTGATGATGGTTTATGGCTGGCGGCAAGAGTGTAGCCAGTTCTTATCTCAGCAAGTAGATATAAACCCTGAGCACGCCGCGGGTTTAACGCACATGGTTGCCAACGATCTGCCGCTTACTTTAAGCACACCTGCCTCGCGCTGTCCCCACTGTGCCCACAAAATTAAGTGGTATGAAAACATTCCTTTGATAAGTTGGATGGTTTTGCGCGGACGCTGCTCAGATTGTAAGGTGGCTATTGGTCTGCGTTATCCTATCGTTGAGTTGATCACTGCGCTGTTATCAGTGTTGATCATTTATCAGTTCGGCGTTAGTGCGACGGGTCTATCAGCATTGATATTGGTATGGACCCTGATTGCCTTGACAGGTATTGATTTTGATACCCAACTGCTACCCGATCGTCTCACTTTTCCTTTAGCAGGATTGGGCTTGGCAGTCAACTCGCAAGGCTGGTTTGTATCACCAACCCAATCAATTTGGGGCTTATTATTAGGGTTTTTATCACTGTGGATAGTGGTCAAGGTATTTTATCTGATCACTAAAAAACAGGGTATGGGCCAAGGTGATTTTAAGCTACTCGCAGTAATGGGCGCCTGGCTTGGGCCACTGATGTTGCCATTGATTATTCTACTGTCGTCCCTACTTGGTTCGATCGTTGGGATTATTCTCATGAAGAAACAAGGCGAAAGTAAACCTTTTGCCTTTGGTCCTTATATCGCTATCGCTGGAATCATCGCTTTACTTTATGGCTCAGATATCATCAACTGGTACTTAGGCATGTATGTCTAA
- a CDS encoding YqgE/AlgH family protein: MPRANLTHHFLIAAPELSDPRFEQALIYICRHDKQGALGLMVNRPLERSRVGKLLEDLNIEVTEPQVMEDLALEGGPMYPEVGFVLHTGQPEWASSFAISENVCITTSQDILQRIAAGEGIGHYQLCLGHASWGKKQLERELDSGDWLVCPADLTLLFDTPFEERWQLAAEKIGINFDYLSSDIGHA, encoded by the coding sequence ATGCCTAGAGCTAACTTGACCCATCATTTCTTAATTGCAGCGCCAGAACTGTCGGACCCTCGGTTTGAACAGGCGCTAATCTATATCTGTCGCCATGATAAACAGGGCGCACTGGGTCTGATGGTCAACCGTCCACTAGAACGATCGCGTGTAGGTAAGCTATTAGAAGATTTAAATATTGAGGTTACTGAGCCGCAAGTGATGGAAGACTTGGCTTTAGAAGGGGGACCTATGTATCCTGAAGTGGGTTTTGTGCTGCATACCGGTCAACCAGAATGGGCGTCATCATTTGCCATCTCGGAGAACGTTTGCATCACGACCAGTCAAGATATTCTTCAGCGGATTGCTGCTGGTGAAGGGATTGGCCATTATCAATTGTGCTTAGGTCATGCCAGTTGGGGCAAAAAACAACTTGAACGCGAACTTGATAGCGGTGATTGGTTAGTGTGTCCTGCTGATTTAACGTTATTATTTGACACACCGTTTGAAGAACGTTGGCAGCTCGCGGCAGAAAAGATTGGGATAAATTTTGATTATCTAAGTAGCGACATCGGTCATGCTTAA
- a CDS encoding DMT family transporter, producing MKSSTHLKEYKDNLPLAVLVIIIAVLALSLGDALIKFTSAEFVIWQIFVLRSLLVMPILLLYLWIKVPSALSVPPALGWTMLRSVMLVGMWLAYYLALPNLDLSIAAATYYTLPIFITLFSAVFIGDKISRLGWMAVTVGFLGVLLILRPKAGDFNLFAILPLISAVLYALSMILTRTKCRDVNPVMLSLVLNLTFVVVGTLAAVLISSIVSEPRKGFLLASWTNMGFVEWALMALLAVAILIGSVGAAIAYQKAPPAVIGTFDFAYVGFAILWGLVFFAEVPDMLSLVGIFLIVVAGFMSLRQ from the coding sequence TTGAAATCTAGTACACACCTTAAAGAATATAAAGATAACTTACCTCTCGCAGTATTGGTAATTATCATAGCGGTATTAGCGCTTTCACTAGGTGATGCACTAATCAAGTTCACTAGCGCAGAGTTTGTTATTTGGCAAATATTTGTTCTGCGCTCGCTCCTAGTGATGCCTATTCTTCTGCTTTACCTTTGGATTAAAGTGCCAAGTGCCTTATCTGTTCCACCAGCGCTAGGCTGGACAATGCTTCGCAGCGTTATGCTAGTTGGCATGTGGCTCGCTTACTACCTGGCTTTACCAAATCTAGACTTGTCGATTGCTGCCGCGACCTACTATACACTCCCTATTTTTATCACTCTTTTTTCAGCCGTATTCATTGGTGACAAAATCAGTCGTCTCGGATGGATGGCAGTAACCGTCGGATTTTTAGGGGTCCTATTAATACTTCGTCCAAAAGCTGGAGATTTTAACCTTTTTGCTATTTTGCCGTTAATCTCCGCTGTGCTCTATGCCTTGTCAATGATCCTAACTCGTACCAAGTGCCGAGACGTTAATCCAGTCATGCTATCGCTCGTACTGAACTTGACTTTCGTTGTCGTAGGGACATTGGCTGCGGTTTTGATTTCGTCAATTGTTTCTGAACCACGTAAAGGTTTCTTATTGGCTTCATGGACAAACATGGGGTTCGTAGAATGGGCGTTAATGGCACTGTTGGCAGTTGCAATTCTGATAGGTAGTGTAGGAGCAGCAATCGCTTATCAAAAGGCACCGCCCGCAGTCATTGGTACATTTGACTTTGCGTATGTTGGATTTGCTATATTATGGGGGCTAGTATTTTTTGCCGAAGTTCCAGACATGTTATCTCTAGTTGGAATCTTCTTGATTGTCGTAGCAGGATTCATGTCCTTACGGCAATAA
- the ppnP gene encoding pyrimidine/purine nucleoside phosphorylase → MTAAQFTNVTVNAQATISYDGRCSSHTIMFEDGRHKTLGVILPCDNMVEQYHFSTNTSERIEIISGECEVKINGDEGFSYYRAGQSFVVEGNSGFNLRTEEIVQYVCHLEG, encoded by the coding sequence ATGACAGCGGCACAATTTACTAATGTGACAGTCAATGCTCAGGCCACAATATCTTATGATGGGCGTTGCTCAAGCCACACCATCATGTTCGAAGACGGCCGCCATAAAACATTAGGCGTCATTCTACCGTGCGATAATATGGTCGAACAATATCACTTTAGCACCAATACTTCCGAACGTATTGAGATCATCAGCGGCGAGTGTGAAGTTAAAATTAATGGTGATGAAGGATTTAGCTACTACCGTGCTGGCCAGTCATTCGTGGTCGAAGGTAATAGCGGTTTTAACTTACGTACTGAAGAAATCGTCCAGTATGTCTGTCATTTAGAAGGTTAG
- the ruvX gene encoding Holliday junction resolvase RuvX — protein sequence MVDSHTTVEVDDPSIAEPATKPHLILALDYGVKKMGMALGNTITETARAFDILAMNNGQPDWDNLLGIIEVWGIAQVVVGLPLNMDGSSSMLSKRAHKFARRLAHRLLEQHSPATVILCDERLTSVEARELAWEHGWIKNERDPIDDVSACILMSTYFAEPSSSIAIDAVQAD from the coding sequence ATGGTAGATAGTCATACCACCGTTGAAGTCGATGATCCTAGTATTGCTGAGCCCGCCACCAAACCTCATCTCATATTAGCACTAGATTATGGGGTCAAAAAAATGGGTATGGCGCTAGGTAATACCATTACTGAGACTGCGCGCGCGTTCGATATTTTAGCGATGAATAATGGGCAACCTGACTGGGATAATTTACTCGGGATCATCGAGGTTTGGGGGATCGCCCAAGTAGTGGTCGGGCTACCGCTAAATATGGATGGCAGCAGCTCTATGCTATCGAAGCGTGCTCATAAGTTCGCCCGCAGGCTAGCGCATCGCTTATTAGAGCAGCACTCACCGGCGACCGTGATACTTTGTGATGAGCGCTTGACCTCAGTAGAAGCCCGTGAGCTGGCGTGGGAACACGGCTGGATCAAGAATGAACGTGACCCAATTGATGATGTCTCTGCTTGTATCTTAATGTCTACTTACTTCGCTGAGCCTAGTAGCAGTATCGCCATTGATGCTGTACAAGCTGATTAA
- the recN gene encoding DNA repair protein RecN, with protein MLLSLSLYQFALIAKHELNVAEGFNVITGETGAGKSLLLDALSLCVGERADSAMVRHGAAHADIYAQFDVQGNGVIADWFVEHDRLLDEPEILIRRQLSSNGRSKAWLNGTPVSLAELKNLGSLLVNIHSQHAQQALLKPQFVVQWLDEMAQISALAAQTASHYQQYQQLQRRADDIASREAQRQDKIQLLQSQLTDIAPLLSVDYQEVEAEHEELSNIEALMQEASHGLHLLDNDTDEPDVMTLLGRAIKLCDNQVGVSQTFVQASEQLHLAQQQITEVTALLSDYAEQQLPDPERLQALDSLISLGHRLSRKHGLPASDLIAEARAWQEQLEQLENEPSSDALAAQIEQAWQDYLQLATQLNDQRSQAAPIVCTQLVAQLQPLALPNARCEFVFTEKADPARYNAQGCFDIDLLFSANVGMPMQPLHKIASGGELSRMALVMQVLQATNADNNAAKPMLVFDEVDVGISGGTAQVVGELLRALGQTQQLLAITHQAQVAAQAHQHILVQKHHHEQTQSELLILTDSEKVDELARMSGGVTITEVTREHARSLLTDVK; from the coding sequence ATGCTATTATCATTATCTTTATATCAGTTTGCATTAATAGCCAAGCATGAGCTGAACGTCGCTGAGGGCTTTAATGTCATCACTGGTGAAACAGGAGCTGGTAAATCGCTGTTACTTGATGCGCTATCATTATGTGTTGGTGAACGAGCAGATAGTGCAATGGTCAGACATGGCGCGGCTCATGCTGATATTTATGCCCAATTTGATGTGCAAGGTAATGGTGTCATCGCTGATTGGTTCGTTGAGCATGACCGACTATTGGATGAGCCGGAAATATTGATTCGCCGGCAATTGAGTAGTAATGGACGCTCAAAAGCTTGGCTGAACGGCACGCCTGTAAGTTTGGCTGAGCTGAAAAACCTGGGTAGCTTATTGGTTAATATTCATAGCCAGCACGCCCAACAAGCATTGCTGAAACCACAGTTTGTCGTGCAGTGGCTTGACGAGATGGCGCAAATATCAGCATTAGCGGCGCAAACGGCGAGCCATTATCAGCAGTACCAACAACTACAACGCCGTGCTGATGACATTGCTAGCCGCGAGGCTCAGCGGCAAGATAAAATTCAACTATTGCAAAGTCAGCTGACCGATATCGCACCGCTCCTGAGCGTTGATTATCAAGAGGTTGAAGCTGAGCATGAAGAATTATCGAATATTGAAGCATTAATGCAAGAAGCCAGTCATGGCTTGCATCTACTGGATAATGATACTGATGAGCCAGATGTCATGACCTTGCTCGGACGGGCTATCAAATTATGTGACAATCAAGTGGGTGTCAGTCAAACCTTTGTGCAAGCCTCTGAACAACTACATTTAGCCCAACAACAAATCACCGAAGTGACGGCCCTACTTTCAGATTATGCTGAGCAACAATTACCTGACCCTGAACGTCTACAAGCATTAGATAGCTTAATAAGCTTGGGGCATCGATTATCACGCAAGCATGGCTTGCCAGCGAGTGATTTGATTGCCGAAGCACGAGCGTGGCAAGAGCAATTAGAGCAGCTAGAAAATGAACCTAGCAGTGATGCCCTTGCTGCGCAAATCGAGCAAGCATGGCAAGATTATCTACAGTTAGCGACCCAGCTGAATGATCAACGGTCACAAGCAGCACCGATTGTCTGTACCCAGCTGGTTGCCCAGTTGCAACCATTGGCGCTACCTAATGCGCGCTGTGAGTTCGTCTTCACTGAAAAAGCCGACCCCGCTCGTTATAATGCGCAAGGCTGCTTTGATATTGACTTATTGTTTAGCGCTAACGTTGGTATGCCGATGCAGCCGCTGCATAAGATTGCTTCAGGTGGCGAACTCTCACGCATGGCATTAGTCATGCAGGTACTGCAAGCGACCAATGCCGATAATAATGCTGCCAAGCCAATGTTGGTATTCGATGAGGTCGACGTTGGTATCAGTGGCGGTACCGCACAAGTAGTCGGCGAGCTACTGCGCGCCCTTGGCCAGACTCAACAGCTATTAGCTATCACCCATCAGGCACAAGTCGCTGCGCAAGCACATCAGCATATCTTGGTACAAAAGCATCATCATGAACAAACCCAAAGCGAACTGTTAATCTTGACTGACAGTGAAAAAGTAGACGAGCTGGCACGAATGTCCGGTGGCGTGACGATCACTGAAGTTACCCGTGAGCATGCTCGCAGTTTATTGACTGATGTTAAATGA
- a CDS encoding methyltransferase, producing MLPTEKQYVQWHENETLHNARWLSQSNQVPPVRIVLIDDKTTADEAYRLACAGTSMLWHGDFQNARQLLQAINRRIERSEQRKISKAANKNKSTKTTAEPLVVSKQIPNLFHQQRQAQAQRSRVLSRLLLKLDASYVSQLHRAPDISAACTAAFGQLDEGMDESCLLSFRDLQGALGAAGWRAKGVPIESLGLSIFPHYGVFAPTRHEYVQLLLDARLPNACDVAFDIGTGTGLLAIILAQRGMQQVIATDLNPRALACASENFARLESAVQLQQADLFPTDAPLANLIVCNPPWLPAKPTSPLEYAVYDANSAMLRGFLQGAKQHLAEQGEVWLILSDLAEHLQLRSRDELLGWFADAGLEVKYRLDTQPKHSRSQDTTDPLFAARSAEITSLWCLVPVDN from the coding sequence GTGTTACCAACAGAAAAGCAGTATGTGCAGTGGCACGAAAACGAAACCTTACATAATGCCCGCTGGTTGTCCCAAAGCAACCAAGTGCCACCTGTACGTATTGTTTTGATCGACGATAAAACGACAGCAGATGAGGCCTATCGTTTGGCTTGCGCGGGCACTTCAATGCTGTGGCACGGCGACTTTCAGAATGCACGGCAACTACTACAAGCCATCAATCGACGTATTGAGCGCTCTGAGCAGCGCAAAATTAGCAAGGCAGCCAATAAAAATAAGTCGACTAAAACCACGGCTGAGCCCTTAGTAGTTTCTAAACAGATACCGAACTTGTTTCATCAACAGCGCCAAGCTCAAGCCCAGCGTTCACGCGTATTAAGCCGTTTGCTATTAAAGCTTGATGCCAGTTATGTCAGTCAGTTACATCGCGCCCCCGATATCAGTGCGGCTTGTACTGCGGCTTTTGGCCAGTTAGATGAGGGAATGGATGAGTCGTGCTTACTCTCGTTTCGTGACCTGCAAGGTGCCTTAGGCGCGGCGGGATGGCGTGCAAAAGGGGTACCGATTGAAAGTTTAGGTCTATCGATTTTCCCGCATTATGGTGTGTTTGCGCCAACCCGTCATGAGTATGTGCAGCTATTGCTTGATGCACGACTGCCGAATGCTTGTGATGTGGCCTTTGATATTGGTACTGGCACCGGTTTGCTAGCCATTATCTTAGCGCAGCGCGGTATGCAACAGGTGATTGCGACCGACTTAAATCCACGTGCTTTGGCCTGCGCCAGCGAGAACTTTGCGCGTTTAGAGTCAGCCGTGCAGTTACAGCAAGCAGATTTGTTTCCGACTGACGCGCCGTTAGCCAATCTGATTGTTTGTAATCCACCTTGGTTACCAGCTAAGCCAACCTCGCCATTAGAATACGCTGTCTATGATGCCAATAGCGCGATGTTGCGTGGGTTTTTGCAGGGCGCAAAACAGCATTTGGCCGAGCAGGGAGAAGTCTGGTTAATTCTGTCAGATTTGGCTGAACATTTGCAGTTGCGCAGCCGTGATGAGTTATTGGGCTGGTTTGCCGATGCTGGTTTAGAGGTTAAATACCGTCTCGATACCCAGCCTAAACACAGTCGTAGTCAAGACACTACTGACCCACTGTTCGCTGCGCGCAGTGCGGAAATCACCTCGTTATGGTGTTTAGTGCCTGTTGATAATTAA
- the tusA gene encoding sulfurtransferase TusA, protein MTTSTPDTTINHHLDTQGLICPEPVMMLHKTIRKADGGDVIEILATDPATTRDIPNFCRHLGHTLVHQETLNEAPTYRYLVKKKSA, encoded by the coding sequence ATGACAACTTCGACGCCAGACACTACTATTAATCATCATTTGGACACCCAAGGGCTGATTTGTCCTGAGCCAGTAATGATGCTCCATAAGACCATTCGTAAAGCGGATGGCGGTGATGTTATCGAGATATTAGCCACTGATCCCGCTACTACGCGCGATATTCCTAATTTTTGTCGCCATCTGGGGCACACGCTTGTCCATCAAGAAACGCTAAATGAGGCGCCAACGTATCGCTATTTAGTAAAGAAAAAGAGTGCTTAG
- the rlmB gene encoding 23S rRNA (guanosine(2251)-2'-O)-methyltransferase RlmB, producing the protein MAKPSYFYGIHAIDALLEYRPIDALSLFVQQGRENDSHVQAIIVQAEANGVSIQPTQKDNLTQLCGSPQHQGVVLHARPLSFADEGLLDKVIGRDQCLILVLDQITDAHNFGACLRTAVAMGVDVVVCPKHHAASLTPTVAKVSVGAAEMMPIISVTNLARTLSQIKSAGVFVFGTALNADAKPIHAADLTGKTALIMGSEGDGMRRLTTESCDELVYIPMSGNEHGNLQSLNVSVATGMALYEINRQRTLAAEQE; encoded by the coding sequence ATGGCAAAACCCAGCTATTTTTATGGTATTCATGCCATTGATGCCTTACTCGAATATCGTCCCATTGATGCACTCAGTCTATTTGTGCAGCAAGGCCGCGAAAATGATAGCCATGTACAAGCTATTATCGTGCAAGCAGAAGCCAATGGTGTGAGTATCCAGCCTACCCAAAAAGATAACCTGACCCAGCTGTGTGGCAGTCCGCAGCATCAAGGAGTGGTGCTGCACGCCCGTCCGTTAAGTTTTGCGGATGAGGGTTTATTGGACAAGGTCATCGGCCGCGATCAGTGTTTGATATTAGTACTGGATCAGATCACGGATGCGCATAACTTCGGTGCCTGCTTGCGAACCGCTGTGGCGATGGGTGTCGATGTGGTTGTTTGTCCAAAACATCATGCTGCCAGTCTAACGCCAACAGTTGCCAAAGTATCAGTCGGTGCAGCGGAGATGATGCCTATCATTAGTGTGACTAATCTAGCGCGTACACTGTCGCAGATTAAAAGTGCCGGTGTATTCGTATTTGGTACGGCACTTAACGCCGATGCCAAACCCATACATGCCGCAGATTTGACTGGCAAAACTGCGCTTATTATGGGTTCTGAAGGTGACGGTATGCGTCGTCTGACTACTGAGAGCTGTGATGAATTAGTTTATATTCCCATGTCAGGTAATGAGCATGGCAATTTACAAAGCCTCAACGTCAGTGTCGCTACAGGTATGGCGCTTTATGAGATCAATCGACAGCGTACTTTAGCTGCTGAGCAAGAGTGA
- the xerD gene encoding site-specific tyrosine recombinase XerD, with amino-acid sequence MSRDRAVQQRQPKALAVDDEPIYMTEFRQAMLARGLATRTRNAYVRDLRSCELTSHTALTLWQPDEVLHCLSILAQDSKTPRTQARMLSSLRQFYLWMIASNLREDNPCERIKTPKIGRPLPKDLAEADVDNLLAAPDSSTALGLRDKAMLEVLYACGLRVSELVNLSIEQVNLNAGWLQITGKGNKTRLVPLGEYAADALEDYLAHGRGDLVAHLKAGNCQAVFLTAQGGYMTRQNFWYLLKKYAKVASIDKDLSPHTLRHAFATHLLNHGADLRSVQLLLGHSDLSTTQIYTHVATARLQKLHAEHHPRG; translated from the coding sequence ATGAGCCGCGACCGTGCCGTGCAACAGCGCCAACCAAAAGCGCTAGCAGTAGATGACGAGCCGATTTATATGACCGAGTTTCGTCAGGCTATGCTCGCTCGTGGTTTGGCGACCCGCACTCGTAACGCTTATGTACGCGATCTGCGCTCTTGTGAGCTGACCAGTCATACCGCACTGACACTTTGGCAGCCCGATGAAGTGCTACATTGTCTATCAATCCTCGCCCAAGACAGTAAAACTCCACGCACTCAAGCACGTATGCTATCTAGCCTACGCCAGTTTTATCTATGGATGATTGCTAGCAATCTACGCGAAGACAATCCTTGCGAGCGTATTAAAACCCCCAAGATTGGCCGTCCACTACCAAAAGACTTAGCCGAAGCTGATGTCGACAACCTACTGGCAGCGCCCGATAGCAGTACCGCGCTTGGTCTACGTGATAAAGCCATGCTAGAGGTACTATATGCCTGTGGTCTGCGGGTCAGTGAACTGGTTAATCTATCAATAGAACAAGTCAATCTAAATGCTGGCTGGCTACAAATCACTGGTAAAGGCAATAAAACCCGTTTAGTACCGTTAGGAGAATATGCGGCAGACGCGCTTGAAGATTATTTAGCCCATGGACGCGGTGATTTGGTTGCGCATCTAAAGGCAGGGAATTGCCAAGCAGTATTCTTGACCGCGCAAGGCGGTTATATGACCCGGCAAAACTTTTGGTATCTGCTAAAAAAATACGCCAAAGTGGCTAGTATTGATAAAGACTTATCACCGCATACCCTACGCCATGCATTTGCTACTCATCTACTGAATCATGGTGCGGATTTGCGTAGTGTGCAATTACTCTTAGGCCATAGTGATTTATCGACTACCCAGATATATACTCATGTGGCGACGGCTCGATTGCAGAAATTGCATGCTGAGCATCATCCTAGGGGATGA
- the coaE gene encoding dephospho-CoA kinase (Dephospho-CoA kinase (CoaE) performs the final step in coenzyme A biosynthesis.), producing MRQQTKNKTLVVGLTGGIGSGKTAASDWFAEQGIDIIDADVIAHKVVDKGSITLRKIQKKFGDWVINAGGEMDRAAVRAHVFTHPEALIELEAITHPAIREAAKVQLAASTSAYVVLSAPLLIEASEAGLANLCQRILVIDVHEDTQLMRAGLRDEQSTAKIRAIMVNQLSREERNRHADDVITNEDDLAALRLQLQPLHQTYLTLAQQLKYAVD from the coding sequence ATGCGCCAGCAAACTAAAAACAAAACCTTGGTCGTAGGTCTGACTGGGGGTATCGGTAGTGGCAAAACTGCTGCCAGCGACTGGTTCGCTGAGCAAGGAATTGATATTATTGATGCTGATGTGATTGCTCATAAAGTGGTCGATAAAGGCAGTATTACCCTACGTAAAATCCAGAAAAAATTTGGTGATTGGGTGATTAATGCTGGAGGAGAAATGGATCGTGCCGCGGTACGTGCACATGTATTTACCCATCCTGAAGCGCTCATTGAGCTGGAAGCGATTACTCATCCAGCAATACGTGAAGCGGCAAAAGTACAGCTAGCAGCCAGCACATCAGCTTATGTGGTGCTATCTGCTCCTTTGCTTATTGAAGCGTCAGAGGCCGGTCTGGCCAATTTATGCCAGCGTATCCTAGTGATTGATGTGCATGAAGATACACAGCTTATGCGCGCAGGTCTGCGTGATGAGCAGAGCACGGCAAAGATTAGAGCCATTATGGTCAATCAACTTAGCCGCGAAGAACGCAATCGCCATGCCGATGATGTGATTACTAATGAAGACGACTTGGCTGCATTACGCTTGCAATTGCAGCCGCTACATCAAACCTACCTCACTCTTGCTCAGCAGCTAAAGTACGCTGTCGATTGA
- a CDS encoding class I SAM-dependent methyltransferase: protein MSHRPPTDLLEKAKHWRDDINFRQDVLGKPFDFATTWGIFSPQKLDDGSLMLLDYIDFEADDDSIDLGCGYGVLGMAAARECPDGQHTLIDKDFMAVEYARRNCEKNGLNNVDVHLSNGFNHVDKAKDFSLVMSNLPAKVGKEQHYLYFLDAHARMRKGGRFYVVTINGLRQFMKRSFTEVFGNSEKVKQGKTYTITMATKD, encoded by the coding sequence ATGAGCCATAGACCTCCCACTGACCTATTAGAAAAAGCCAAACACTGGCGCGATGATATTAATTTTCGTCAAGATGTACTGGGCAAGCCTTTTGACTTTGCGACCACTTGGGGCATTTTTTCTCCGCAAAAGCTCGATGACGGTAGCTTGATGCTCCTCGATTATATTGATTTTGAAGCGGATGATGACTCAATAGATTTGGGCTGTGGCTATGGCGTATTGGGCATGGCAGCAGCGCGTGAATGTCCAGATGGTCAGCATACCTTGATTGATAAGGACTTTATGGCAGTAGAATATGCGCGCCGTAACTGCGAGAAGAACGGTTTGAATAATGTCGATGTGCATTTATCTAACGGCTTTAATCATGTGGATAAAGCCAAGGACTTTAGCCTGGTGATGTCAAACTTGCCAGCCAAGGTAGGTAAAGAGCAGCATTATCTCTATTTCCTCGATGCGCATGCGCGTATGCGTAAAGGTGGCCGCTTTTATGTGGTAACGATTAATGGCTTACGTCAATTTATGAAGCGCTCATTTACCGAAGTGTTTGGTAATAGTGAGAAAGTAAAACAAGGCAAAACCTATACGATTACTATGGCAACTAAAGACTAA